One genomic segment of Prochlorococcus marinus str. MIT 0919 includes these proteins:
- the galE gene encoding UDP-glucose 4-epimerase GalE, with translation MTTILVTGGSGFIGSHTCLILLDSGHELIVLDSYINSSPIALERVSILNNNLDSITIIQGDIRDAELLSSIFLSAISNGKPIQAVIHFAGLKSVAESVNEPMLYWDVNVAGAINLFQTMDEFNCRTIVFSSSATIYGSSVNELLTEESELKPINPYGQTKLVVEEILNSLYENVLNNWRIACLRYFNPVGAHPSGKIGEHPLEKPNNLFPYISQVAVGLRDSLTIFGNDWPTIDGTGVRDYIHVMDLAEAHSAALQYLLGENRSLIKLNIGTGKGTSVLELVKTFEAVNKCQIPYVFSNRRLGDVPFAVANNQLALKYLDWKPKRTLEDICRDGWQWQKLNPSGYSR, from the coding sequence ATGACTACAATATTAGTTACAGGAGGCTCGGGTTTCATAGGTAGTCATACATGCTTGATATTACTTGATAGTGGTCATGAATTAATAGTATTAGATTCTTATATAAATAGTTCACCAATTGCATTAGAAAGAGTTTCTATTTTAAATAATAATTTAGACTCTATAACTATAATTCAAGGTGATATAAGAGATGCTGAATTACTTTCAAGTATTTTCCTTAGCGCAATATCTAACGGTAAGCCTATTCAAGCAGTAATTCATTTTGCTGGTTTAAAATCAGTAGCTGAATCTGTGAATGAACCTATGCTTTATTGGGATGTAAATGTTGCTGGTGCAATAAACTTATTTCAAACAATGGATGAATTTAATTGCAGGACTATTGTTTTTAGTAGCAGTGCAACAATTTATGGATCTTCAGTAAATGAATTGCTTACTGAAGAATCTGAACTAAAACCTATTAATCCTTATGGCCAAACCAAACTTGTTGTAGAGGAAATATTAAACTCTTTATATGAAAATGTTTTAAATAATTGGCGAATTGCTTGTCTTCGTTATTTTAATCCAGTTGGCGCACACCCTTCCGGTAAGATAGGAGAGCATCCTTTGGAGAAGCCAAATAATTTATTTCCTTATATAAGTCAAGTTGCTGTTGGCTTACGCGATTCATTAACTATTTTTGGTAATGATTGGCCTACTATTGATGGCACTGGTGTACGTGATTATATCCACGTAATGGACTTAGCCGAAGCACATTCTGCAGCTTTGCAGTACTTGTTAGGAGAAAATCGTAGCCTAATTAAATTGAATATTGGTACTGGCAAAGGTACCAGTGTCCTCGAACTTGTTAAGACTTTTGAAGCTGTGAATAAATGTCAAATCCCATATGTTTTTTCTAACCGAAGACTGGGAGATGTACCATTTGCTGTTGCAAATAATCAGTTGGCTCTTAAATATTTAGATTGGAAGCCAAAAAGGACTTTGGAAGATATTTGTAGAGATGGATGGCAATGGCAAAAGCTAAATCCTTCTGGGTATAGTAGATAG
- a CDS encoding GNAT family N-acetyltransferase, with the protein MNKLTSKLYTKLNHQLKSEWLELEEESSCSVFQSYSWFEKWLEFNHNRINSLNIEIYVVYEDEKVPVALFALELRKHMTNVVYKFAGDRLSEYNMPIITNRYNNLKRKAVWEKLLESISSHDCFLIERYPKANINRKEELNLIELRGIKIGQSKSVCTKTYKDIDELMKNVSKKMIKDNRRFTRRLNEIGNIEYVHYRNRDEYIKIFNEISICLEEKVRKMRIPFSSKIFINDNYYNSFYNLGNGSNIASDLIGIKLDGQLLAACWSLRYKDKLYYLYPAYMNTSYIKYSPGRLLLEYLIRFSFKNNIKQIDFTLGNESYKYNWSGEKNILNDYIRISTIKGYLILIQKKFVNLIKSNSTLLRIIREILFSLEGIQINSKKPRVYR; encoded by the coding sequence ATGAATAAATTAACATCAAAGCTATATACTAAACTCAATCATCAACTTAAAAGTGAGTGGTTAGAACTAGAAGAAGAATCCTCTTGTTCTGTTTTTCAGAGTTACAGTTGGTTTGAAAAATGGCTTGAGTTTAATCATAATAGAATTAATTCTCTAAATATAGAAATTTATGTAGTGTACGAAGATGAAAAAGTACCTGTTGCATTATTTGCTTTAGAGCTTAGAAAGCATATGACTAATGTTGTTTATAAATTTGCGGGAGATCGACTATCGGAATATAATATGCCAATTATAACTAATCGATATAATAATTTAAAGAGAAAAGCAGTCTGGGAAAAACTTCTCGAAAGCATATCTAGTCATGATTGTTTTTTAATAGAAAGGTATCCTAAAGCTAATATAAATAGGAAAGAAGAATTAAATCTCATTGAATTACGTGGAATAAAAATTGGTCAGTCTAAAAGTGTTTGCACTAAGACTTATAAAGATATAGATGAACTGATGAAAAATGTCTCAAAAAAGATGATCAAAGATAACCGTAGATTTACTAGAAGATTAAATGAAATAGGTAATATTGAGTATGTTCATTATAGAAATCGAGACGAATACATTAAAATATTCAATGAGATATCGATATGCTTGGAAGAGAAAGTAAGGAAAATGAGAATACCTTTTTCAAGTAAAATTTTCATTAATGATAATTATTATAATTCTTTTTACAATTTAGGAAATGGATCAAATATTGCTTCTGATCTGATTGGAATTAAATTGGATGGGCAATTACTAGCTGCTTGCTGGTCTCTTAGATATAAAGACAAGCTATATTATTTATATCCCGCTTATATGAATACATCCTATATAAAATATTCACCTGGCAGACTTCTGCTTGAGTATTTGATAAGATTCAGTTTTAAGAATAACATAAAGCAAATAGATTTTACACTCGGAAATGAATCTTATAAATATAATTGGAGTGGTGAAAAAAATATTTTAAATGACTATATAAGAATATCTACAATCAAAGGTTACCTTATACTAATCCAAAAAAAGTTTGTAAATTTAATTAAGAGCAATAGTACACTATTAAGAATTATCAGAGAAATACTATTTTCATTAGAGGGTATTCAAATAAATTCTAAAAAACCTAGAGTATATAGATAA
- the rsmI gene encoding 16S rRNA (cytidine(1402)-2'-O)-methyltransferase — protein sequence MIEKTEPIAKSLYVIGTPIGNLGDLSPRAQAILQKVSLIACEDTRYSGQLLKKLSIKNNLISFHKHNTKSRIPKLLGFLEEGSSIGLISDAGLPGISDPGEELVNAAKIEGYKVFCIPGPCAATTALASSGLPSNRFCFEGFLPLKRKDREKALLSITSEERTTVIYESPHRLLRLLQELLELCGSERPLQVARELTKKHEEQIGSNIGDVLKHFQQIKPKGEFTIILGGLTPKTDDKKAVDNSQLLKRMNSLIKKGASASYAAKEVSKETGLPKKFLYTILHEMPNTSSDLDNMQSQ from the coding sequence TTGATTGAAAAAACCGAACCAATAGCAAAAAGTTTGTACGTAATTGGAACACCAATAGGAAATCTTGGTGATCTATCACCAAGAGCACAAGCAATACTTCAGAAAGTCTCTCTGATTGCCTGCGAGGACACTCGTTATAGTGGTCAACTTTTAAAGAAACTAAGTATTAAAAATAATCTTATTAGCTTTCATAAGCACAATACGAAAAGCAGGATCCCAAAACTACTTGGTTTTTTAGAAGAAGGCAGCAGTATTGGTTTAATTAGCGACGCTGGCCTTCCAGGCATAAGCGACCCAGGAGAAGAACTTGTTAATGCAGCCAAAATCGAAGGTTATAAAGTCTTTTGCATTCCAGGCCCATGCGCCGCTACAACAGCTCTCGCCAGCAGCGGCTTACCTTCAAATAGATTTTGCTTTGAAGGTTTTCTCCCACTAAAAAGAAAAGATCGGGAGAAAGCTCTCCTTTCTATTACTAGCGAAGAAAGGACAACTGTTATATATGAGTCTCCGCATAGGTTGCTAAGACTTTTACAAGAGCTCTTAGAACTCTGTGGGAGTGAGCGACCTTTGCAAGTCGCTAGAGAACTAACCAAAAAGCATGAAGAACAGATTGGTTCGAATATTGGAGATGTCCTAAAGCATTTTCAACAGATCAAGCCCAAGGGAGAATTTACAATTATCCTTGGAGGTCTCACCCCCAAAACAGATGACAAAAAAGCTGTCGATAATTCTCAACTGCTCAAGAGAATGAATTCACTTATAAAAAAAGGGGCTAGCGCAAGCTATGCAGCAAAAGAAGTTTCTAAAGAGACTGGGCTTCCTAAGAAATTTCTGTATACAATTTTGCACGAAATGCCTAATACTTCTAGTGATTTAGACAACATGCAGTCACAATAA
- a CDS encoding NAD-dependent epimerase: MHHQKRVILVTGAAGFIGAALIERLLGTCEQLIGIDNINSYYDISLKQARLRQIEQNLINSNSRWSFYKASIDDRAALQEIFERHSPNIVINLAAQAGVRYSIENPSAYVQSNLIGFFNILDLCKEFSVENLIYASSSSVYGGNRNLPFEETQAVNHPISFYAATKKANELMANTYSHLYQIPATGLRFFTVYGPWGRPDMAPMIFAKSILAGKPINIFNFGEMLRDFTFIDDITEAILLCSYKPATSDPNFDSINPDPATSFAPHRIFNIGNSKPVQLLRFIELLENSLEKKAIKNLRPIQPGDVVATAANTQRLEEWVGFSPKTSIEKGVSLFIKWYRDFYKI, encoded by the coding sequence ATGCATCACCAGAAACGAGTTATTTTAGTTACTGGAGCCGCAGGATTTATTGGAGCAGCATTGATAGAGAGACTTTTGGGAACTTGTGAACAACTGATTGGTATAGACAATATAAATTCATACTATGACATATCTTTGAAGCAAGCCCGGCTCCGCCAGATCGAGCAAAATTTAATAAACTCTAATTCTCGTTGGTCCTTTTACAAGGCTTCAATTGATGATAGAGCAGCATTGCAAGAAATTTTCGAAAGGCATTCCCCAAATATTGTTATCAACCTCGCCGCTCAGGCAGGTGTTCGCTATTCAATAGAGAACCCCTCTGCTTATGTCCAAAGTAATTTAATAGGTTTTTTTAATATTCTTGATCTCTGCAAGGAATTTTCTGTAGAGAATTTAATTTATGCTTCCAGCAGTTCAGTTTATGGAGGTAATAGAAATCTTCCATTCGAGGAAACGCAAGCTGTAAATCATCCTATTAGTTTTTATGCCGCTACAAAGAAAGCTAATGAATTAATGGCAAATACTTATAGCCATTTATATCAGATCCCTGCTACAGGATTAAGATTTTTCACGGTATATGGCCCTTGGGGTAGGCCGGATATGGCTCCCATGATTTTTGCTAAATCTATTTTGGCTGGTAAGCCAATTAATATTTTTAATTTTGGCGAAATGCTTCGAGACTTCACTTTTATAGATGATATAACTGAGGCAATTTTGCTTTGCTCATACAAACCTGCTACATCAGATCCAAATTTTGACTCTATAAATCCAGACCCTGCAACATCTTTTGCTCCACATCGTATTTTCAATATTGGCAATAGCAAGCCAGTGCAACTTTTAAGGTTTATAGAATTGCTTGAGAATTCTTTAGAAAAAAAAGCAATTAAGAATTTGCGACCGATTCAGCCTGGAGATGTTGTCGCAACAGCTGCTAATACTCAAAGGCTAGAGGAATGGGTCGGATTCTCCCCTAAGACATCAATAGAAAAAGGTGTTTCACTTTTTATAAAATGGTATCGAGACTTTTATAAAATCTGA
- a CDS encoding NAD(P)-dependent oxidoreductase, translated as MLKDSVAVTDYLREFSIEKEILGSYFSNVLSENTTIALVWTKGINKEFLSRYSNIRALVRYGVGYDNIDIEECMRRKILVVNTPDYGIDEVSDTAISMILNLVRKINSFQVLAKESESLWRGEKIDLPIKRLNQMTLGIIGLGRIGASVARKFQSFSRNIQFYDPLLPSGVEKILGINRCFDKNTLLESSDIVSIHTPLNKDTVGMVNTNFISNMKKGSYLINVSRGGIIEDSEIIYKALKNRHLEGYGTDVWTMEPPRKEDLLYNSWLADSDFQGRIIVNPHTAYYSSESLIECRVKACKNCLNIISGKNILNKII; from the coding sequence ATGTTAAAAGATAGTGTAGCAGTAACAGATTATTTAAGGGAATTTTCAATAGAAAAGGAAATACTAGGGAGTTATTTTTCAAACGTGTTGTCCGAAAATACAACGATTGCTCTGGTTTGGACTAAGGGAATAAATAAAGAGTTTCTCTCTAGGTATTCGAATATTAGAGCGTTGGTAAGATATGGCGTTGGGTACGACAATATAGACATAGAAGAATGCATGAGAAGGAAGATACTTGTTGTAAATACACCAGACTACGGAATAGACGAAGTTTCAGATACTGCCATTTCAATGATACTTAACCTGGTAAGAAAGATAAATTCTTTTCAGGTATTAGCCAAGGAGAGTGAAAGTTTATGGAGGGGTGAAAAAATAGATCTCCCTATAAAGAGACTAAACCAGATGACACTAGGCATAATTGGGCTAGGCAGAATTGGGGCATCTGTAGCAAGGAAGTTTCAGTCATTTTCAAGAAACATACAGTTTTATGACCCTTTACTACCTTCGGGAGTAGAGAAAATATTAGGCATAAATAGATGCTTTGATAAGAATACTCTATTAGAATCATCGGATATTGTATCTATACATACTCCATTAAATAAAGATACCGTAGGAATGGTGAATACTAATTTCATATCTAATATGAAAAAAGGTTCTTACCTTATTAACGTATCAAGAGGTGGGATAATAGAAGATAGTGAAATAATATATAAAGCTTTGAAAAATAGACACTTAGAAGGCTACGGTACAGATGTCTGGACAATGGAGCCTCCAAGGAAAGAGGACTTACTTTATAACTCCTGGCTAGCTGATAGTGATTTTCAAGGACGTATTATTGTAAATCCTCATACTGCATATTATAGCAGCGAATCCCTTATAGAATGTAGGGTTAAAGCGTGTAAAAATTGTTTAAATATTATAAGTGGTAAGAATATTCTAAACAAGATCATCTAG
- a CDS encoding 3'(2'),5'-bisphosphate nucleotidase CysQ family protein has translation MSSPNFVLPNGIKLENLLESLRYLSWGAADILMAYGRGEKPPFGFPEHLSVDDKGDGPVSSADLAVNSWLIEGLKANFPGADWIVLSEENVKGQSGDNFSENNNWMWVLDPLDGTKDFLNGTGEYAVHIALLKNLSPKIGVVLIPESEELWFGIIGKGSWCENRLGEKKLANFSHRNELCQMILLASKTHRDKRLSSLIEKLSPGETKGVGSVGCKIATILRGDADFYISLSGKTSPKDWDMAAPEAVLKAAGGKFTQANGQPLVYGKEGFNQSGCLVASHGVRHDFLSNLITQALSMIDS, from the coding sequence ATGAGTTCCCCTAATTTTGTTCTTCCTAATGGAATAAAACTTGAAAACCTTTTAGAAAGTCTTAGATATTTAAGTTGGGGAGCTGCTGATATTTTGATGGCTTATGGTAGAGGCGAAAAGCCTCCATTTGGTTTTCCTGAACATCTGTCTGTTGATGATAAGGGTGATGGACCAGTCTCTTCTGCTGATTTGGCTGTTAATTCTTGGTTGATAGAAGGACTGAAGGCTAATTTCCCTGGTGCTGATTGGATTGTTTTAAGCGAGGAAAATGTAAAAGGTCAATCTGGAGATAACTTTTCTGAAAATAATAACTGGATGTGGGTATTAGATCCTTTGGATGGTACTAAGGATTTTCTTAATGGGACAGGAGAATATGCTGTACATATAGCTCTCTTAAAGAACCTTTCTCCAAAAATAGGAGTTGTTTTGATACCTGAATCAGAAGAACTTTGGTTTGGAATAATTGGTAAGGGCTCTTGGTGTGAAAATCGTTTAGGTGAGAAAAAACTAGCTAATTTCAGCCATCGCAATGAGCTTTGCCAAATGATTCTTTTAGCAAGTAAAACTCATAGGGATAAAAGGCTCTCAAGCTTGATTGAAAAACTTTCTCCTGGAGAAACAAAAGGAGTGGGAAGTGTTGGATGCAAAATTGCAACTATCCTAAGAGGGGATGCTGATTTCTATATTTCTCTCTCAGGTAAAACCTCTCCTAAGGATTGGGATATGGCAGCTCCAGAGGCAGTTTTAAAAGCAGCTGGAGGTAAATTCACCCAAGCAAATGGTCAACCACTTGTATATGGGAAGGAAGGCTTTAATCAAAGTGGGTGTTTAGTTGCTAGCCATGGAGTTAGGCATGATTTTCTTAGCAATCTTATTACTCAAGCACTAAGTATGATTGATAGTTAG
- a CDS encoding WxcM-like domain-containing protein, with product MDLEKQNVSRVQLRRIAVEGGDVLHILKSTDKQYKGFKEAYFSVIEQGRTKAWKRHLNMTMNIVAPVGSVQFILYDKDLKLILNTVIGEKEYYLLTVPPGIWFGFRGLSKKDSYILNIANVLHDPNEVERQPLSFLNFLEVEK from the coding sequence ATGGATTTAGAAAAGCAGAATGTATCCAGAGTGCAATTGAGGAGAATAGCTGTAGAAGGTGGGGATGTGCTACATATATTAAAGTCAACTGATAAACAATACAAGGGGTTCAAAGAAGCCTATTTCTCAGTAATTGAGCAAGGTAGAACAAAAGCATGGAAAAGACATTTAAATATGACTATGAACATTGTTGCTCCAGTTGGATCTGTACAGTTTATACTTTACGATAAAGATTTGAAATTAATTTTAAATACTGTTATAGGAGAAAAAGAATACTATTTACTTACTGTACCTCCTGGAATATGGTTTGGATTCAGAGGCCTTTCAAAAAAAGATAGCTATATACTTAATATAGCTAACGTTCTTCATGACCCTAATGAAGTAGAACGCCAGCCGTTATCCTTCTTGAATTTCTTAGAGGTGGAAAAATGA
- a CDS encoding DegT/DnrJ/EryC1/StrS family aminotransferase — protein MTVKQNSLYFKKGRFGLLWLLNQFQSFKENTVTLVPEFICNSLTDALTKANIRIAYYKVDYKFSPCQKSILELLDNSIKIESILYVNYFGIPAEIDFLKSICQENNIILIEDNSHGFGGESNDIHLGEIGDISFSSPKKLYGNAIGGVATINSLELISKYRNKSELISLDYKMIPLTSNYYYDNTIYRLLRNKFRIYKLSYSDQESPFSFREKQIKNFSITPLEDNFSQFINWDNIFKSRARAWKMAESLCSELNLKPIYDIEINKLCPWAFPARCLSMEHRNKIILHCYENSLAAFSWPCLPDIQIDKSENALRNWKELICIPLNKVSTISMERMLRNSW, from the coding sequence ATGACCGTAAAGCAAAATTCACTCTATTTTAAAAAAGGTAGGTTTGGATTACTATGGTTATTAAATCAGTTTCAGAGCTTTAAAGAAAATACAGTTACGCTTGTTCCTGAGTTTATTTGTAATTCTCTAACAGATGCTTTAACGAAAGCTAATATAAGGATTGCATATTATAAGGTCGACTATAAATTTTCTCCTTGCCAGAAATCTATTTTAGAATTGTTAGATAACTCTATTAAAATAGAAAGCATTTTGTATGTAAACTATTTTGGTATTCCGGCAGAAATCGATTTCCTAAAGTCTATTTGTCAAGAAAACAATATTATTTTAATAGAGGATAATAGCCATGGCTTTGGAGGAGAATCTAATGATATCCATTTAGGAGAGATTGGAGATATAAGTTTTAGTTCCCCTAAGAAATTATATGGAAATGCCATAGGAGGAGTTGCTACAATAAACTCTTTAGAACTTATATCAAAATACAGAAATAAATCAGAATTAATTTCATTGGATTATAAGATGATCCCATTAACTAGTAATTACTATTATGATAATACTATCTATAGGCTTTTACGTAACAAATTTAGAATATATAAATTAAGTTATTCTGATCAAGAAAGTCCATTTTCATTTAGGGAAAAGCAAATAAAAAATTTTTCTATAACTCCTTTAGAAGATAACTTCTCTCAGTTTATAAACTGGGATAATATATTTAAATCAAGAGCAAGAGCATGGAAAATGGCTGAAAGTTTATGCTCAGAACTAAATTTAAAACCTATATATGATATTGAAATTAATAAATTGTGCCCTTGGGCTTTTCCTGCAAGATGTTTAAGTATGGAGCACCGTAATAAAATAATCCTCCATTGTTATGAGAACTCTTTAGCAGCTTTTAGTTGGCCTTGCCTTCCAGATATCCAAATAGATAAATCTGAGAATGCATTAAGAAATTGGAAAGAACTAATATGTATACCTTTAAATAAAGTAAGTACAATATCTATGGAAAGGATGCTCAGAAACTCCTGGTAA
- the rfbG gene encoding CDP-glucose 4,6-dehydratase has product MNLLDTFKDKKVVITGHTGFKGSWLSIWLLSLGAEVHGIALEPPTNPSLFKEALIESRISDNRINVKDQDKLIKLIDHVKPDYLFHLAAQPLVKQSYIDPVETWHTNVLGTVNILNTLRLINNRCIAIIITSDKCYDNREWVWGYRETDKLGGSDPYSSSKGSAEIAFKSFYSSYFNKEDSNVLIASARAGNVIGGGDWAKDRIVPDCIRSWTRNNIVSIRAPHSTRPWQHVLEPLSGYLCLAQELSKQKELNGESFNFGPSSSNNYSVIELVKKLSIVWPEQRWELIGNNNNSKEHESGLLKLNCDKAHAQLGWMPTLDFSSTIEYTGSWYYDFYSKSQETEPYNLCLHQINSYTNLSREVGNQWI; this is encoded by the coding sequence ATGAATCTACTGGACACATTTAAAGATAAAAAAGTTGTTATTACTGGTCATACTGGCTTTAAGGGTTCATGGCTTTCTATATGGCTTTTATCTCTTGGTGCAGAAGTACATGGTATAGCTCTAGAACCACCTACTAATCCATCTCTATTTAAAGAAGCATTAATTGAAAGTAGGATTAGCGATAATAGGATAAATGTTAAAGACCAAGATAAATTAATTAAATTAATAGATCATGTCAAACCTGATTATTTATTTCACCTTGCTGCCCAGCCATTAGTCAAGCAGTCATACATAGATCCAGTAGAGACTTGGCATACTAATGTTTTGGGTACAGTAAATATTCTAAATACACTTAGGCTTATAAACAATAGATGCATCGCTATCATAATTACTAGTGATAAATGCTATGACAATAGAGAATGGGTTTGGGGCTATAGAGAAACAGACAAGCTAGGTGGTTCTGATCCATATAGTTCTTCAAAAGGCTCAGCAGAAATTGCGTTTAAATCCTTCTATAGTTCATATTTCAACAAAGAAGATAGTAATGTCCTAATTGCATCAGCAAGGGCTGGCAATGTTATAGGAGGGGGAGACTGGGCTAAAGATAGAATTGTCCCAGACTGTATTAGATCTTGGACAAGGAATAACATAGTTTCAATCCGAGCACCACATTCAACAAGACCATGGCAACATGTTCTTGAACCCCTGAGTGGTTACTTGTGCTTAGCACAGGAATTATCTAAACAAAAAGAGCTTAATGGGGAATCTTTTAATTTTGGTCCAAGTTCAAGCAATAACTATTCAGTAATTGAACTAGTAAAGAAGCTTTCTATAGTATGGCCAGAACAAAGATGGGAATTAATCGGTAATAATAATAATTCAAAGGAGCACGAATCAGGACTTTTAAAACTTAATTGCGACAAAGCACATGCACAGTTAGGCTGGATGCCTACTCTTGACTTTAGTTCAACAATAGAATATACAGGTTCTTGGTATTATGATTTTTATTCAAAATCTCAAGAAACAGAACCTTATAACCTCTGTCTTCATCAAATCAATTCATACACAAACTTATCAAGAGAGGTAGGTAATCAATGGATTTAG
- a CDS encoding polyribonucleotide nucleotidyltransferase — protein sequence MQGQTTTVSFDGREIRLTTGRYAPQAGGSVLIECGDTAVLVTATQSPGREGADFLPLICDYEERLYAAGRIPGSFMRREGRPPERATLISRLIDRPLRPLFPNWMRDDIQVVATCLSLDERVPADVLAVTASSMATLLAEIPFYGPMAAVRVGLLGDDFVLNPSYREIERGDLDLVVAGTPDGVVMVEAGANQLSEQDVIEAIDFGYEAVSELIKAQQSILKESGIEHKKPLEQEIDDTIPAYLEKNCRKPIGELLKKFELTKEERDTKLEEIKTNLAEKIESLKEDNAVKKVISSTPKLLSNSFKSLTKKLMREQIIKDGKRVDGRALDEVRQIDCAAGVLPKRVHGSGLFQRGLTQVLSTATLGTPSDAQEMDDLNPSSDKTYIHHYNFPPYSVGETRPMRTPGRREVGHGALAERALFPVLPPKESFPYVLRVVSEVLSSNGSTSMGSVCGSTIALLDAGVPLKAPVSGAAMGLIKEGKEVRILTDIQGIEDFLGDMDFKVAGTEKGITALQMDMKITGLEIKTIAEAINQAKPARTHILEKMNETIDKPRDSLSPHAPRLLSFRIDPELIGTVIGPGGRTIKGITERTNTKIDIEDGGIVTIASHDGVAAEEAQKIIEGLTRKVHEGEIFTGSITRIIPIGAFVEILPGKEGMIHISQLSEARVEKVEDVVKVGDEVTVRVREIDNRGRINLTLRGVSQGNEMNYPQPTPTPVAPLN from the coding sequence GTGCAAGGTCAGACAACAACGGTCTCCTTTGATGGTCGGGAAATACGGCTAACTACAGGAAGATATGCCCCTCAAGCAGGTGGTTCAGTACTAATTGAATGCGGCGATACCGCAGTCTTAGTTACAGCAACTCAGTCCCCAGGCAGGGAAGGAGCAGACTTTTTACCTCTCATTTGTGACTACGAAGAAAGGCTTTACGCCGCAGGAAGGATACCTGGAAGCTTCATGCGAAGAGAAGGACGCCCACCTGAGCGAGCGACCTTAATTTCTCGTTTAATTGACCGACCATTAAGACCTCTTTTCCCAAATTGGATGAGGGATGATATTCAAGTTGTCGCAACCTGTCTTTCTTTAGATGAACGGGTGCCAGCAGATGTTCTTGCTGTAACTGCCTCATCAATGGCAACTCTTCTAGCGGAAATACCATTCTATGGTCCAATGGCAGCAGTAAGAGTTGGCTTGCTAGGAGACGATTTTGTATTAAATCCAAGCTATAGAGAAATTGAGCGTGGCGACCTTGATCTAGTGGTAGCAGGCACACCTGACGGTGTTGTAATGGTCGAAGCAGGAGCAAATCAATTATCCGAACAAGATGTTATAGAAGCAATAGATTTTGGCTATGAGGCTGTGTCTGAACTAATCAAAGCGCAGCAATCGATACTTAAAGAAAGTGGTATTGAACACAAAAAACCTCTTGAACAAGAGATAGATGACACAATTCCTGCTTATTTAGAAAAGAATTGTAGAAAGCCTATTGGAGAGTTGCTTAAAAAATTTGAACTTACAAAAGAAGAAAGAGACACAAAACTTGAAGAAATTAAAACAAACTTGGCCGAAAAAATCGAGTCTTTAAAAGAAGATAATGCAGTTAAAAAAGTTATTTCATCCACTCCAAAATTACTATCCAATAGCTTTAAAAGTTTAACGAAAAAGCTTATGCGCGAGCAAATAATTAAAGATGGAAAAAGAGTAGATGGAAGAGCTTTAGATGAAGTCAGACAAATCGATTGTGCAGCAGGAGTACTGCCAAAAAGAGTTCATGGTTCTGGCTTGTTCCAAAGGGGGCTTACACAAGTTCTGTCAACTGCAACCTTAGGTACTCCAAGCGATGCACAAGAAATGGATGATCTAAATCCTAGTTCTGATAAAACTTATATCCATCACTACAACTTCCCTCCTTATTCTGTAGGCGAGACAAGGCCAATGAGAACACCTGGCCGTAGAGAAGTAGGTCACGGTGCTCTTGCCGAAAGAGCTTTATTCCCTGTATTACCACCCAAAGAATCTTTCCCTTATGTACTTAGAGTTGTAAGCGAAGTCCTAAGTTCTAATGGCTCAACTTCAATGGGCTCAGTATGTGGAAGTACTATTGCCCTCCTAGACGCTGGAGTCCCATTAAAAGCGCCTGTAAGCGGAGCTGCTATGGGCTTAATCAAAGAAGGTAAAGAGGTAAGAATTCTTACAGATATTCAAGGTATAGAAGACTTCCTTGGTGACATGGATTTCAAAGTAGCTGGAACAGAAAAGGGCATCACTGCTCTCCAAATGGATATGAAAATCACTGGTCTAGAAATTAAAACCATAGCTGAAGCAATAAATCAAGCGAAGCCGGCAAGAACCCATATTCTTGAAAAAATGAATGAGACAATCGACAAACCTCGTGATTCGTTATCCCCACATGCTCCTAGGCTTTTAAGCTTCAGGATTGATCCAGAACTAATTGGCACAGTAATTGGACCTGGAGGCAGGACAATTAAAGGAATAACTGAAAGAACAAATACAAAAATAGATATAGAAGATGGAGGAATAGTTACTATTGCCTCTCATGATGGAGTAGCAGCAGAAGAAGCTCAGAAGATCATTGAGGGTCTAACAAGAAAAGTTCATGAAGGTGAGATCTTTACCGGCTCAATAACCCGAATTATTCCTATAGGAGCGTTTGTAGAAATTCTCCCAGGGAAAGAAGGTATGATTCATATTTCTCAACTATCTGAAGCACGTGTTGAGAAAGTTGAAGATGTCGTAAAAGTAGGAGATGAAGTAACAGTAAGAGTTAGAGAAATAGATAATAGAGGTCGCATTAATTTAACTTTAAGGGGAGTATCTCAAGGCAATGAGATGAATTACCCACAACCTACACCTACACCTGTTGCACCATTAAATTAA